One genomic region from Saprospiraceae bacterium encodes:
- a CDS encoding BatA and WFA domain-containing protein, with the protein MQFLFPWFLAALGTLAIPIIIHLFYFKRYKKVYFSSVRFLKEVKDETSARSKLKNLLVLIARLASLALLVMAFAQPFIRTSAQEKYAQNQVGIFVDNSYSMNALSQDIPLISQAKQRARTIIESYSNQDRFMVLTHDFDGRYMRMVHQEEAITLIDEIQPTASVHTLNEAYQRIRSTILKFEGNHPMYLISDFQRSIMDLPNLPDTLVKSFLIPLQSVQERNVAIDSAWFESPAQWIGQPNLLKFKIRNYGDQAIQEARISVIQNNQSKPLGTINLAAGESKIDTAQIIIDRAGWQDVQLEITDFPVQFDDKLFLTFNVNARLNVLVISPSVANDHLLTALQSLPSTIVAHQSLKNVNYTSFAQYQLIILDDINDISSGLANELITVLGQGTNVLLFPGPTADIKSLSDFANQAGAGSYVKFEKKNITVSSINTHEFTFKDVYSKVSSNMRLPSTQGRYIRNKGSKGEENILTFPDEVPFLSKIKVDNNALYICSSPLQSEWSDLSRNPEIFIPMIFRMALNKNKSDKIMRTIGQDEVIELNQYGRSSEDIIHLKSKSGDDLIPQQRTLGTRTVVDLSQSIKAAGNYTLNLKDSIIGKVAFNFNRKESDLSTLAEDQIKTIYGSNFEVIEQRDTAAFDAWFKNKQNGQSYWKWFIGGTLFFLLIESLLLRFWKI; encoded by the coding sequence ATGCAATTTCTCTTTCCGTGGTTTCTAGCGGCCTTAGGAACATTAGCGATACCGATCATTATCCACCTATTTTATTTTAAACGGTATAAAAAAGTTTATTTTTCTTCAGTACGATTCCTAAAAGAGGTCAAGGATGAGACCAGTGCAAGGTCAAAACTTAAGAATCTGCTGGTATTGATAGCCAGGTTGGCCTCCCTGGCCTTGTTAGTAATGGCTTTTGCCCAACCTTTTATCAGAACATCCGCTCAAGAAAAATACGCCCAGAACCAGGTAGGTATTTTTGTAGACAATTCTTATAGTATGAATGCCCTCAGCCAGGACATTCCGTTAATATCCCAGGCCAAGCAAAGAGCGCGTACTATCATCGAGTCTTATAGCAATCAGGATAGATTTATGGTATTGACCCATGACTTTGATGGTAGGTATATGAGGATGGTTCACCAGGAGGAGGCTATCACACTTATAGATGAAATCCAACCAACAGCTTCGGTACATACCTTAAATGAAGCTTATCAGCGTATTCGCTCTACGATATTAAAATTCGAAGGCAACCACCCAATGTATCTCATTTCTGACTTTCAGCGATCCATTATGGACCTTCCCAACCTGCCAGATACCCTGGTCAAATCGTTTTTGATCCCTCTCCAAAGTGTGCAGGAGCGAAATGTGGCTATAGACAGTGCCTGGTTTGAATCTCCGGCTCAATGGATCGGCCAGCCCAATCTCCTTAAATTCAAAATAAGGAATTATGGTGACCAGGCTATACAGGAAGCCAGGATATCAGTAATACAAAACAATCAGTCCAAACCTTTGGGCACGATCAACCTGGCAGCAGGCGAAAGCAAAATAGACACCGCACAGATCATTATAGACCGGGCTGGATGGCAAGATGTTCAATTGGAGATCACAGATTTTCCGGTACAGTTTGACGACAAACTCTTTCTTACATTTAATGTGAATGCCCGGCTCAATGTATTGGTCATATCTCCATCCGTAGCTAACGATCATCTCCTCACAGCTTTACAAAGTCTGCCTTCAACCATTGTGGCTCACCAATCACTGAAAAATGTCAACTACACTTCATTTGCACAATATCAACTCATTATACTGGATGACATCAACGATATCTCCAGTGGCTTGGCCAATGAATTAATCACGGTATTAGGACAGGGCACGAATGTGTTATTGTTCCCGGGACCAACTGCTGATATCAAATCCCTATCCGATTTTGCCAATCAGGCTGGTGCAGGTAGTTATGTTAAATTCGAGAAAAAAAACATCACAGTTTCATCCATCAACACCCATGAATTTACCTTTAAAGATGTATACAGCAAGGTAAGTTCCAACATGAGATTGCCTTCCACTCAAGGAAGATATATAAGAAATAAAGGCTCAAAAGGCGAAGAAAATATACTCACGTTTCCGGATGAAGTACCATTTCTATCCAAAATAAAAGTAGACAATAATGCACTATATATTTGCTCCAGTCCCTTGCAAAGTGAGTGGTCAGATCTAAGTAGAAATCCGGAAATATTCATCCCAATGATTTTCAGAATGGCATTGAATAAAAACAAATCTGATAAAATCATGCGCACGATCGGCCAGGATGAAGTCATCGAACTCAATCAATATGGTCGGTCATCTGAAGACATCATCCATTTAAAATCAAAATCTGGTGATGATCTAATCCCTCAACAAAGGACCTTGGGCACCCGGACTGTGGTAGACCTTTCACAATCTATTAAAGCAGCTGGCAATTATACCCTTAACTTGAAAGATTCGATCATTGGCAAGGTAGCTTTCAATTTTAATCGAAAGGAATCTGATCTGAGCACCCTAGCTGAAGACCAAATAAAAACCATTTACGGCTCCAATTTTGAAGTGATAGAACAAAGAGATACCGCCGCTTTCGATGCCTGGTTTAAAAATAAGCAGAATGGACAATCGTATTGGAAGTGGTTTATCGGAGGCACCTTATTCTTTTTACTCATCGAATCCTTGCTGCTAAGGTTTTGGAAAATTTAA
- a CDS encoding J domain-containing protein, whose protein sequence is MNYIDYYQILGIAKSASAEEIRKAYRKMARKHHPDLNPGNKEAEKKFKEINEANTVLSDPEKRKKYDTYGKDWEHADAYEQAARQRGGSASANGGRGRGSSRYTVDGNDVDPEFFSDFFQSMFFDQNDMFNGGRTANGGRRSTQQKSPRGIDFKASLSLNLEDIIVEESHVLEVNDKKIRLKIPAGVENGQTIKIKDQGSSQTPNGPKGDLYLQFEIPPHPIYRREGEHLYKEQNLDMLTAVLGGEASIDTLYGPVMVKVKAGTQSESKIRIKGKGMPVYKSDKKGDLIVTYHVVIPQALSQEEEQLYRKLLSLKK, encoded by the coding sequence ATGAATTATATAGATTATTATCAAATATTGGGTATCGCTAAAAGTGCAAGTGCCGAAGAGATACGAAAAGCCTACCGGAAAATGGCAAGAAAACATCATCCGGACTTAAATCCTGGTAATAAAGAGGCTGAAAAGAAATTTAAAGAGATCAATGAAGCCAATACGGTATTGAGTGATCCTGAAAAGAGGAAGAAATACGATACCTACGGTAAAGACTGGGAGCATGCTGATGCTTATGAGCAAGCAGCCAGACAAAGGGGAGGTTCAGCCAGTGCTAATGGTGGCAGAGGGCGGGGTTCATCCCGATATACAGTGGATGGCAACGATGTAGATCCTGAGTTCTTTTCAGATTTTTTCCAATCCATGTTTTTTGATCAAAATGATATGTTCAATGGTGGCCGAACGGCCAATGGAGGAAGAAGAAGTACGCAACAAAAAAGTCCCAGAGGCATTGATTTTAAAGCCTCTCTCAGTCTGAATCTTGAAGACATCATCGTTGAAGAATCCCATGTATTGGAAGTCAATGATAAAAAAATCAGGCTCAAGATACCTGCCGGTGTAGAAAATGGCCAGACTATCAAAATAAAAGACCAAGGAAGTTCTCAAACCCCAAACGGGCCCAAAGGCGACCTTTATCTGCAATTCGAGATCCCTCCTCATCCTATTTATAGAAGAGAAGGGGAGCACTTATATAAGGAGCAGAATCTGGATATGCTGACAGCTGTACTAGGTGGAGAAGCCAGTATAGATACACTTTATGGTCCGGTCATGGTTAAAGTAAAAGCAGGTACTCAATCTGAAAGTAAAATTAGGATTAAAGGTAAAGGGATGCCGGTCTATAAGTCCGATAAAAAGGGTGATTTGATAGTCACGTATCACGTAGTCATTCCTCAGGCATTAAGCCAGGAAGAAGAGCAACTTTACAGGAAGTTGTTATCTCTTAAGAAATAG
- a CDS encoding aminotransferase class V-fold PLP-dependent enzyme, producing the protein MNTRRNFLKQSGYAGGLGLLLPWKSKKIESDYFDFLKSYDHIAAEDLAADEDFWHMIQQAYTVNPNLINLNNGGVAPAPKSVQDAVETNARLSNLAPSYYMWRILDQGREPLRKKLAALAGVPAEEIALHRNASEALETVIFGLRLQKGDEVILCKQDYPNMINAWKQRAHRDGIVLKWLDHQLPTEDKNILINAYRDAINSHTRVIHLTHIINWMGQIMPAKEIAQMAHSRGVEVVLDGAHSFGHIQYDLKDLDCDYFGTSLHKWISAPIGTGMLYVKKDKIKELYPLFAAPEPESEDIRKFENMGTRPFHIEQATGQAIQFHQMIGIERKQQRLHYLKNYWAQKALETPGVHIGTSLKPAFGCAIGLLQIDGKTPAQIDAFLFEKYKIHTVGIVWENISGVRITPNVYTMTSDLDILVEAIQKCSKA; encoded by the coding sequence ATGAATACCAGAAGGAATTTTTTAAAACAATCCGGTTACGCCGGTGGACTGGGGTTGCTACTTCCCTGGAAAAGCAAGAAGATCGAATCCGATTACTTCGATTTTCTTAAAAGTTACGACCACATTGCAGCTGAGGATCTGGCCGCAGATGAAGATTTTTGGCATATGATCCAGCAGGCATATACGGTCAATCCTAATCTGATCAATCTCAATAATGGAGGCGTCGCTCCGGCACCAAAGTCAGTACAAGATGCGGTGGAGACCAATGCCAGATTGAGCAATCTGGCTCCTTCTTATTATATGTGGCGTATTTTAGACCAGGGCAGAGAACCACTTAGAAAAAAACTGGCTGCCCTGGCAGGTGTACCAGCAGAAGAAATTGCCTTGCACCGTAATGCCTCGGAGGCCTTGGAAACAGTCATTTTTGGTCTGAGACTCCAAAAAGGAGACGAAGTGATCTTATGTAAGCAAGATTACCCCAATATGATCAATGCCTGGAAGCAAAGAGCTCATAGGGACGGAATCGTTCTTAAATGGCTTGATCACCAACTTCCCACGGAAGACAAAAACATTTTAATCAACGCTTATCGGGATGCCATCAACAGCCACACCCGGGTGATTCACCTCACGCATATTATTAATTGGATGGGGCAGATCATGCCTGCTAAAGAAATAGCTCAAATGGCCCATAGCAGAGGAGTCGAAGTAGTGCTTGATGGAGCCCACTCGTTTGGGCACATCCAATATGACCTCAAAGACCTTGATTGTGATTATTTTGGGACCAGTCTGCATAAATGGATCAGTGCCCCGATTGGGACAGGTATGTTGTATGTCAAAAAAGACAAAATCAAGGAACTATATCCCTTATTTGCCGCTCCCGAGCCAGAAAGTGAGGACATTAGAAAATTTGAAAATATGGGAACCCGCCCATTCCATATCGAACAGGCTACTGGACAGGCGATCCAGTTTCATCAAATGATAGGCATTGAGAGAAAACAACAAAGGCTTCATTATCTAAAGAACTATTGGGCCCAGAAAGCGTTGGAGACCCCTGGTGTCCATATTGGGACTTCCCTTAAACCAGCATTTGGATGTGCCATAGGTTTGTTGCAGATCGATGGCAAAACCCCAGCTCAAATCGACGCTTTCCTATTTGAAAAATATAAAATCCACACTGTGGGTATCGTCTGGGAAAACATATCAGGTGTTCGCATTACTCCCAACGTATACACTATGACTTCTGATCTGGATATTTTGGTTGAAGCCATACAGAAATGTTCGAAGGCATAA
- a CDS encoding CHRD domain-containing protein, which yields MARSTTIIVTNNGQTFTPNSVNAFLGDTIDFQLSSEHNVVEVSKTVWNANGSVSNGGFLLPFGGGKVALKDTGIIYYVCEPHSIFGMKGSINVSLPKIGDTYIAKMSGMQEEFPFAGFGTGDIKAVLIGDTLKLSGSFKNLSGDHTPAAGTGAHIHRGFAGTSGAISITLNPIIDASKKSGSFVAASNTVVLTADQKNQLKARELYVNIHTTLAPGGEIRGQLLPESDAYFQANLTGDQENPSIMSPGHGSVVAELIGTKLVISGSAKGLISGVNTGIRQGGHLHLGFAGQNGGIQLELKPTLGDSLGTSVQYLAVDNSFDLTPAQLAALKASQLYANIHTNSYGGGEIRGQVTPMSTARFRVHFSGAYEPIPVPSMAGGALTLNLIDSTLSITGSFNGLESNWNGGNHLHKGLAGLNGGIQLILKSTPASDLRSGTYSGDSNVFKLTSTNLDDLFARRLYGNVHSVNYPGGEIRGQVLPECQFVLFGFFSGMQENKPIISTGKGNIVAEVNGTKLTLSGYAEKLLDKANRSGISHLHKGQAGTNGGVSIALKPSFSAADSLSLSYEAVDNSYNVTAGFIDTLKTRGVYANIHTSKAPGGEVRAQLNGEAAGYFFTRLSGSSETTPINTNANGAVFVEIASGATRTALLHGSFASLGGKWNGGSHIHNGLTGTNAGVRYSLFPNMNTDSLSGQFFPANNTIGLSAGGLDSLRHRFYYANVHTTKAPGGEIRGNLLNLTNATFTASLSALNEIPSKVSNATGAVKVELVGNQLTLSGSFSGLIGDFNGGAHIHNGVNGVNGAVLIGLKVKAAADNKSGQFLADSNKYTLTADQLSLINAQGLYVNVHTTTSPGGEIRGQLLPEANFFPTAAAITAPAPTDTVKVDLRVPDSTSAISWTASTDPDGNPVVYKIQNTVFPDFSIILSTAALGPITSFSTTYASIDSVLSAAGVPPGGSITSYNRIIASDGSLNTIGAPSPIIFVRAFTTDVLDAFAKSFSMAVYPVPAVETAIIEMKALKSAELDMQVIDLSGRTLTRKKLQVTTGVNQFKLDVSNYPTGTHFIQFYQKGVQVAYFKLVKS from the coding sequence GTGGCGAGATCAACCACCATCATTGTGACTAATAATGGACAAACCTTTACCCCAAATTCGGTCAACGCTTTTTTAGGTGATACTATCGATTTTCAACTTTCGAGTGAACACAATGTGGTCGAAGTATCCAAAACGGTGTGGAATGCGAATGGATCTGTGTCAAACGGAGGATTTTTATTGCCTTTTGGAGGAGGTAAAGTTGCCTTGAAAGATACCGGCATTATATATTATGTGTGTGAGCCGCATTCTATCTTTGGTATGAAGGGTAGTATCAATGTGAGCTTACCAAAAATAGGTGACACTTATATCGCGAAAATGTCAGGAATGCAAGAAGAATTTCCATTTGCAGGTTTTGGTACGGGTGATATAAAAGCAGTTCTCATCGGAGATACTTTGAAATTATCAGGAAGTTTTAAAAATTTGAGTGGTGATCATACTCCTGCTGCGGGTACTGGGGCTCACATTCACAGAGGTTTTGCAGGAACCAGTGGTGCTATATCAATTACGCTGAATCCAATTATTGATGCCTCCAAAAAATCTGGCTCTTTTGTTGCGGCCTCGAACACAGTAGTCTTAACAGCAGATCAAAAGAATCAACTAAAAGCCAGAGAGTTGTATGTCAATATCCATACTACCCTGGCCCCAGGCGGCGAAATCAGAGGCCAACTGCTGCCGGAGTCAGACGCTTATTTTCAAGCCAACCTCACCGGGGACCAGGAAAACCCTTCTATCATGTCACCAGGTCATGGCTCTGTCGTAGCAGAACTGATTGGCACAAAACTAGTGATCAGCGGTAGTGCAAAAGGTTTGATTAGCGGAGTCAACACAGGAATCAGGCAGGGAGGTCACTTGCATTTAGGGTTTGCAGGACAAAATGGTGGTATTCAATTAGAGTTAAAACCAACCTTAGGAGACTCCTTAGGTACATCTGTACAATATTTGGCGGTTGACAATTCTTTTGATCTTACTCCTGCTCAACTTGCTGCCCTTAAAGCCAGTCAATTATACGCCAATATCCACACCAATAGCTACGGAGGTGGCGAAATCAGAGGTCAGGTAACCCCTATGAGCACTGCCAGGTTTAGAGTACATTTTTCAGGAGCTTATGAGCCTATTCCAGTTCCTTCTATGGCGGGAGGAGCTTTGACTCTAAACCTGATTGATTCAACGCTATCCATTACGGGTAGTTTTAACGGATTAGAGAGCAATTGGAATGGCGGAAATCACTTACATAAGGGGTTAGCAGGCCTAAACGGAGGAATTCAGCTCATTTTGAAATCAACACCGGCCTCCGACCTTAGAAGTGGCACTTATTCAGGGGATAGCAATGTATTCAAATTAACTTCTACCAATTTAGATGATCTTTTTGCCAGGCGATTATATGGCAATGTGCATTCGGTAAACTACCCTGGCGGTGAGATTCGAGGTCAAGTGTTACCTGAATGTCAATTTGTATTGTTTGGGTTTTTCTCAGGAATGCAGGAAAACAAACCAATTATTAGTACTGGAAAAGGAAATATAGTCGCTGAAGTAAATGGTACAAAATTGACTTTATCAGGCTATGCTGAAAAATTACTTGATAAAGCCAATCGAAGTGGGATTTCACACCTGCATAAAGGTCAGGCAGGAACAAATGGAGGAGTTTCGATAGCACTTAAACCCTCCTTCAGTGCAGCTGACAGCTTAAGTCTATCGTACGAAGCTGTTGATAATTCATATAACGTGACAGCAGGTTTTATTGACACTTTAAAAACAAGAGGAGTTTACGCCAATATTCATACTTCGAAGGCGCCCGGAGGAGAAGTAAGAGCTCAATTAAATGGAGAGGCAGCTGGTTATTTTTTCACCAGACTCAGCGGGTCTAGTGAGACGACACCAATCAATACCAATGCAAATGGTGCCGTGTTTGTCGAAATCGCCAGCGGAGCTACCCGGACCGCTTTGCTCCATGGTTCTTTTGCCAGCCTGGGAGGCAAGTGGAATGGTGGCTCACATATTCATAACGGGCTTACCGGCACGAATGCAGGAGTACGATATTCGCTATTTCCTAACATGAATACCGATAGCCTTAGTGGACAATTTTTTCCGGCTAATAATACTATAGGCCTTAGTGCAGGAGGACTGGATTCATTAAGACATAGGTTTTATTATGCCAATGTACATACCACTAAAGCTCCCGGAGGAGAAATAAGAGGCAACTTACTCAATCTCACCAATGCAACCTTCACAGCCAGTCTGAGTGCACTCAATGAAATTCCTTCAAAAGTGAGTAATGCTACTGGTGCTGTAAAAGTGGAACTGGTCGGAAATCAGCTCACCCTTTCAGGATCATTTTCTGGATTAATAGGTGATTTTAATGGAGGAGCACATATTCACAATGGGGTCAATGGCGTCAATGGTGCAGTTTTGATTGGCTTAAAAGTCAAGGCAGCAGCTGACAATAAAAGTGGCCAATTTTTGGCAGATAGTAATAAGTATACTTTGACTGCAGATCAACTTTCTTTGATCAATGCTCAGGGATTATATGTCAATGTTCATACGACTACTTCACCAGGCGGAGAGATCAGAGGTCAGCTGCTTCCAGAGGCAAATTTCTTTCCCACAGCAGCTGCCATCACTGCTCCTGCTCCAACAGATACGGTCAAAGTTGATTTAAGAGTGCCTGACTCTACATCAGCTATTTCCTGGACTGCTTCGACTGATCCTGATGGTAACCCGGTGGTTTATAAAATCCAGAACACCGTGTTTCCTGATTTTAGTATAATCTTAAGCACCGCTGCTTTAGGTCCCATCACATCATTTTCGACTACCTACGCTTCCATCGATAGTGTTTTGTCCGCTGCAGGTGTACCTCCGGGAGGTTCGATCACATCATACAATCGGATCATTGCTTCTGACGGTAGCTTAAATACCATAGGAGCACCTAGTCCAATCATTTTTGTTCGAGCATTTACTACCGATGTACTGGATGCTTTTGCCAAATCATTTTCAATGGCGGTCTATCCTGTACCTGCAGTCGAAACAGCCATTATCGAAATGAAAGCACTAAAATCTGCAGAACTGGACATGCAGGTCATAGACCTTTCCGGCAGGACCTTGACCAGAAAAAAACTCCAAGTCACCACAGGCGTCAATCAATTTAAATTGGATGTTTCAAATTATCCAACTGGTACCCATTTTATACAATTTTATCAAAAAGGAGTCCAGGTAGCTTATTTCAAATTGGTTAAAAGCTAA
- a CDS encoding HAD family phosphatase, with product MKQTIVFDLGGVLIDWNPRHFFKTVFDKEAEMEYFLHNICTNDWNELQDAGRSLKDATDILVRHFPDYESLIRMYYGEWRKMLHGAIPGTVDILSKLKSNDHRILALTNWSQETFPVAKEIFEFLGWFEDILVSGEEKLKKPDPAIFNLLIRRYQLEPAKSIFIDDNLRNVVAALEVGLDAIHFVSPEILVSELNKRGIVI from the coding sequence ATGAAGCAAACTATCGTTTTTGACTTAGGTGGGGTACTGATTGATTGGAATCCAAGGCATTTTTTTAAAACTGTATTTGACAAGGAAGCCGAGATGGAGTATTTTCTCCATAATATATGTACTAATGATTGGAACGAATTGCAGGATGCAGGTAGAAGTCTTAAAGATGCCACAGACATATTGGTGCGACATTTTCCTGATTATGAGTCACTTATACGCATGTATTATGGTGAGTGGCGAAAGATGTTACATGGAGCCATCCCAGGAACGGTGGATATTCTGAGTAAGCTTAAATCTAATGATCATAGAATACTGGCCTTGACTAATTGGTCACAGGAGACTTTTCCGGTAGCCAAAGAAATCTTTGAGTTCCTGGGATGGTTTGAAGATATCCTGGTATCCGGTGAGGAGAAACTTAAAAAACCCGACCCTGCCATTTTTAATCTCCTCATCCGCAGGTATCAACTGGAACCTGCAAAGTCGATTTTTATTGATGATAATCTCAGAAATGTTGTCGCAGCCCTGGAGGTAGGACTGGATGCAATTCACTTTGTTTCGCCTGAGATTTTAGTCTCTGAATTAAACAAAAGAGGTATAGTCATTTAG